GCTGTGGCAATCACATCCATCACAAACATGCTGCTGTTGACTTTCTCAGACATTTGATAACCTGGAATTGCAGCACTATAATTTGGCATCTGTTCATCACCCACAAGCACTGGAGCAAACTCTTTTGGGTTTGCAGAATGGAATTTAAGTTCTGCCTTTCTAGTAATCTCAGAAGATGTGGGCATCTGTTGCAAAATTTGGGAACCCATTGTTGAAGGGAGGCAATGCTTTTTGGTCTCCTGGAGACCTGTTTTCTTCCAAAACCAATAGGTTGTCGAAGAAATACTAGGATAACGCAAGCGAAACTTACAGAAAGGCATCTTCCATTGGCAAACACGTTTCCTGGCCAACCCACGAGTTTGCTTTTGCCAACTGTAGAGAGATTGCTTAATACCCATAAAAATTTGGGGCCCTGGATGTTGCCCGTTGACCATCTTCACATTAAGCAGGTTTCCTGACTTTAGTGACAGAGAGATATTCCTGGTCGGTTTCTGGGTTACAGAAAGAGGTTGATGTATCTTGAAATTTTGATTGCCTTTGATGGCTTTTCTTCTCCAGTTATAATACGTTGATCTGGAGATGCCAGGAAACTTACGCTTAAAGTTTCTGTATGGCACCGGACTATTCATGGAAATGCATTTTTCTAGGTAAGACTTGGCTCCTTGCATGGAAGTTCCATTTTTCGTATGATTCAGGAAATTTTTTGAGCCCTGGCCTCCTTCAGATTTTGCTGCACCGTCTGGACTAGTGTAAGGCTTGTACATTTGAGGATCCTTAGACAAGTTAGCATCAGAAGAGGAAGAACCCTCTCGGCTGATCACACTTTGCATCTCGTGTTTCCAGGTATAGTAGGTGGAGCGAGAAATTTCTGGGAACAACTGTCGGAATTGTTGAAGAGGAATAGTGGCACCTTCCTGAAAACAGGATTGCAaaaaatgcttggctgcaaaTCTAGTAGCTGCTTTCTGCCTGTGCTCTTGTGACTGGCGTTTCCATCGATAGAAGGTGCTTTTAGTAATGCTGTATTTTTCACGTAGGTTAGAGTAAGTCATCTGGGGATCTGTGTTCAGCAACTCCAGTGTCTTCACAGGCAGAACCTGAGGTTCCGGAACGGATGCTGCGGGTTCCAGTTCTTCCAGACCCATGACAGGGACAAAGTACTGAGCTTCAAAAACTTGGGAAGAAACCTGCTTCCCTGACCACATGATGTGAAGTGTGGAGGTTTGCAAGTGACACGTTCTAGGTCGGATGAGTCGGTTGAAGTATGGCCGTATCTTAAGGTTGCTCATTGGGTAGATGGAATAAATGTTGCATTGCAATACAGATGCCAGAGCGTACACATGCCACATGTTGACATAACTGCCAGGGAAGCAAGAGGCTTTAATGTCAACATCAAAGATCGCCTCGATGGTAGCCAAAGGTAACTTAGTCATCTGAGGATTTTTATCTGTGCAAAGAGAATAACGAGCAGCTTGCAGCATCACCTTAGAATCAATCATGCCATTGAAATAGTATTGCTTGTGGAGCAACATCTCCACAACTGTCCGGACCTGTAACTCCAAAGTTAAGCTAGTGTTGCCCCACAACAACACACTTGCTGCCTCAAACAAGTGGTTCCCATCGCCTTTACAAATGAAAGGCAACATATTGCGAGGAGCATCTTCCGGGTAAAGATTTTTTGCTACACGGTCCACTTCTAGCTCTTCCTGGAGCTGCCTCCCAGAGTAGCTGGGTAGTGAAAAAGAGGACAGCATGCTCTTGAATTCAAAGGCTGTCTTAATTAAGTGATTTAGCCCAACGCATTCGGATGCCTCCTGCAGCTTCTCCAGCATGGACTGCACTAGTTGGTGGCGTGGGATCATTCTGAAATATAGAAAAGTTTGAAGAATTAGAATGTCTCGTTTTGCACAGATTATCCCCTTCATGGTTCcatgaactacagtggtacctctacctaagaacgcctctacttacgaacttttctagaaaagaactgggtgttcaagattttttttgcctcttctcaagaaccatttttcacttacaaacctgagcctctcaaactgtaaccagaaaaggcagggagaagcctctgtggggtctctctaggaatctcctgggaggaaacagccggaaaaggcagagagaagcctctggggggtctctctaggaatctcctgggaggaaacagaaccggaaaaggcagagagaagcctctgtgaagcctctctaggaatctcctgggaggaaacagggcctccaccctctctgtggtttccccaatcacacgcattatttgcttttacattgattcctatgggaaaaattgcttcttcttacaaacttttctacttaagaacaaggtcacagaacaaattaagttcataagaagaggtaccactgtacttagatagGTACAGCAATGCAGTTTTGTCTTGGCACATAACTATATTTCTTGAGCATATCAAAAATCCATATATAATTAGAAACTGGTGCACAATCCTGTGGATTAGAATACTGAATTAGACCTTATAAAACTATACTATGGTTAATTTTGCATTGGACTGCATATTTTATAACGTTAAATTTAATCAAGTATGTACATTATCCCATTGTTAACATATACCAAATTAAGTTCTAATATTATCCACCTGAACCTACTTAGCAGACTTTGTCATTAAACAGAAGGATTAACATTTGAAAATATGATCTGCTAAAATTCACTAAAGAGCACAGCAATATTAAAAGATAAATGTACGCTTTCTAACATACTCACTCACTTTACTTTTCATCATTTTCATCATTTTAATGCTGCCTTTTGGCTCTTCAAAGGACAAATATTTGATTTAAAGGCAGCTAGTTCCTATGCTATCCAACAAAATCTCTCatcctttgttgttgtttttcatttttcagatatttatttatgtcctttaaagaaagaatttggggtgtttttttaaaatttgtgttGCATCGGTGTAGTTTTTATTCTTGCTAGCCAGCCAAATGCATAGCAAGCATTGCAACTGCTGATTCAAGGGCACATATCTAGTAGGCTGAGTAAAGCTGAGGGAATGCAGTAATAAGCTGTTTTGCTTTAATTTTTCATAAATAATTCAGCACAATAGTTCATTTgtgtttacatttatttatgttttaaatgTAACAGTACCTGGACTCTGAGAGCTAGCTATTGTACAATTGGTTGGATTTGCAAagtcaaaaaaacccccaacctaaTATAATGCAAGACTTAAGAGACCTCTTCTGGCGATTTGACAACATTGCATTTGGATCATTCACAAAGTGGTttataaagtaaaaaataaatacaagaatTACTGCAAGATGAGAACATTGTGCATATCACAAACACTTTGCAAAATTAGGAAATAATATTCCCtttcaccggggggggggggggagtcttcacggattcctaagaggtcagtaaggggcgagtacaagtgcactagagtgccttccatcccctgtcctattgctttcctatatctcctatacctttcttctattcctatatctcttcttctattctttcattgatatgttctattactataccttcttttctattatttcttagatgtattttactatgagtatctcctctataaccttcatcatgtattttactatgtgtatatagatatatacccactaaaaccctcattgtgtattggacaaaataaataaataaaataaaataaacatggataTGAGGTAAAATTGTGTTCGTTTTTCCTAGCTGAGATCCTTATGTGGGTTTAAACAAAAAATCCTAACAGTATTTTGCAGTAATTTGAGAAGATAACAATGTGGTTTCAGCCACTTCAGGATTATATAGCACTGCTTGCAAAATTCAGCACTTGTGGGAAATTCAGTTCTGAAAACACAAAACTAAAATACCATTCTTCATATAAATGCTGCAAATTCTAAGGCTTTTCTCATAAGGTTTACAGGATGTAGCACTGAGTTATATAATAAAGGTATAGTGTTCCTCATTTAATTTGAACACTTCAACAATGGGCAATATTCAATGTAATATATGTCATTTTTTCTTtcccttatacagtgttccctcgattttcgtggggggtgcgttccaagaccgcccgcgaaagtcgaatttccacgaagtagagatgcggaagtaaatacactatttttggctatgaacagtatcacaagccttcccttaacactttaaacccctaaactgcaatttcccattcccttagcaaccatttagattattactcaccatgtttatttattaaagtttattaaaaaaaatatttattaaaggcggacgaaagtttggcgatgacatatgacgtcatcaggcggggaaaaccgtggtatagggggaaaacccgcaaagtattttttaattaatatttttgaaaaaccgtggtatagacttttcgcaaagtttgaacccgcgaaaatcgagggaacactgtatattgattttaaaaggcataaaTGGTTGCAAAATCTATCATGGAAGCTCTTCTAAGTAGAAAAGAACCTCTAATGTCTTATTCagttctcttccctttctcatgtatGAAATTCAGCTTTCCACATCTAGACTCCTAAAGTTCTGTGATCCTAATTATATTTATCAAAAAATGCTTGTTTGaaaatttgattttctttcaacTTGACTTTTTGCTATTAATCATCTTTAGTAATTCTTCCAATGGTCTTCCCCTcacaaaatctattttattactgtACACTTTGCACATTGTACAGACCTTTTGTGTAGTACGTAGTAGTATTTAACTGAGCTTCACCATTCGTTATCTAATAACTTAATCCTCCAGCAGACCTTAAAATCTGCTGATCTTAAAAACTGCTGATCTGTTTAGAAAAATGAGAAAAGGGGGTCTCAGTATTGACATATATTTTCCTGACTTTTCACAAAAAGTGCAAGTCTTAGTCTGCTACATTTTGCCATTCTAATCTCATCTCCATAACAAGGTATTTTAAGTCTTATtgcatataaaaatatagaacacAATTTCATAGCTTCTGTTTTCTTCTTCAGGAAAgtactttaaatatatatatatatataatgtacatgtatgattttatgagttctgtgttagcaaaaccttcagaagagaaggatttaggggtagtgatttctgacagtctcaaaatgggtgaaaagtgcagtcaggcggtagggaaagcaagtagaatgcttggctgcatagctagaggtataacaagcaggaagagagagattgtgatcccactgtatagaacactggtgagaccacatttggagtaccgtgttcagttctggagacctcacctacaaaaagatattgataagatTGAACAggcccaaagacaggctacaaaaatggtggaaggtcttaaagcataaaacttatcaggaaagacttaatgaactcagtctggaggacagaagggaaaggggggatatgattgaaacatttaaatatgttaaaggattaaataaggttcaggagggaagtgattgtaataggaaagtaaacacaaaaacaagggggcacaatctgaggttatttgggggaaagaccagaagcaacgtgagaaaatattattttctgaggttagttggtggaaagatcagaagcaacgtgagaaaatattattttactgaaagagtagtagatgcttggaacaaacttccagcagacgtggttggtaaatccacagtaactgaatttaaacatgcctgggataaacatatatccatcctaagataaaatacaggaaatagtataagggcagactagatgggccatgaggtccttttctgccttcaatcttctatgtttctatgtacaggaagtcctcaacttataacagttcattttgtGACTCTTCAAATTATGCCCAATTTTCAGTTACAATTTTTCTGGTATCaccgtgatcatgtgatcaaaattcagatgtttcgCAAGTGGCATGTGTTTATGACCACTGCAGTGCCCTGGGAttcc
This genomic window from Erythrolamprus reginae isolate rEryReg1 chromosome 1, rEryReg1.hap1, whole genome shotgun sequence contains:
- the VRTN gene encoding vertnin — translated: MIPRHQLVQSMLEKLQEASECVGLNHLIKTAFEFKSMLSSFSLPSYSGRQLQEELEVDRVAKNLYPEDAPRNMLPFICKGDGNHLFEAASVLLWGNTSLTLELQVRTVVEMLLHKQYYFNGMIDSKVMLQAARYSLCTDKNPQMTKLPLATIEAIFDVDIKASCFPGSYVNMWHVYALASVLQCNIYSIYPMSNLKIRPYFNRLIRPRTCHLQTSTLHIMWSGKQVSSQVFEAQYFVPVMGLEELEPAASVPEPQVLPVKTLELLNTDPQMTYSNLREKYSITKSTFYRWKRQSQEHRQKAATRFAAKHFLQSCFQEGATIPLQQFRQLFPEISRSTYYTWKHEMQSVISREGSSSSDANLSKDPQMYKPYTSPDGAAKSEGGQGSKNFLNHTKNGTSMQGAKSYLEKCISMNSPVPYRNFKRKFPGISRSTYYNWRRKAIKGNQNFKIHQPLSVTQKPTRNISLSLKSGNLLNVKMVNGQHPGPQIFMGIKQSLYSWQKQTRGLARKRVCQWKMPFCKFRLRYPSISSTTYWFWKKTGLQETKKHCLPSTMGSQILQQMPTSSEITRKAELKFHSANPKEFAPVLVGDEQMPNYSAAIPGYQMSEKVNSSMFVMDVIATAQFKAQAKLFLQQRFESKTFPTYKEFRAHFPLTARSTYYMWKRALHDGFTLVDA